In one window of Desulfovibrio sp. UCD-KL4C DNA:
- a CDS encoding aminobutyrate aminotransferase, whose translation MSYYRPELPKSGSSSVWFDYGSPGFNGYFKWHKTTYGTNPSFNAKGLSAPSSWQMPEDWTFSDATGHWYNSSEMKNAGFNLIDGEWLHPNDIRKREIDKENADIEARIAARNANEKKMRQVHALGRKKTILTGPVGVSGVAKVEKQFLQNSKGVMQ comes from the coding sequence ATGAGTTACTATAGACCGGAACTGCCTAAGTCTGGATCATCCAGCGTTTGGTTTGACTATGGCTCCCCAGGGTTTAACGGATATTTTAAATGGCATAAAACTACTTACGGAACGAATCCTTCATTTAACGCTAAAGGATTGTCAGCTCCATCCAGTTGGCAGATGCCTGAAGATTGGACTTTTTCTGATGCGACAGGGCATTGGTATAATTCAAGTGAAATGAAAAACGCCGGCTTTAATCTGATTGATGGAGAGTGGCTTCATCCAAACGATATTAGAAAGCGTGAAATCGATAAGGAAAATGCTGATATTGAAGCACGAATAGCTGCCAGAAACGCCAATGAAAAAAAGATGCGGCAGGTTCATGCCTTGGGCAGAAAAAAAACGATACTTACTGGTCCTGTAGGTGTTTCGGGTGTGGCTAAAGTAGAGAA